The Thermodesulfovibrio sp. 3462-1 genome contains the following window.
CAATTGCATAGATGTAAGGAGTAAGTTCTTCAAAGCATTCACTGAGGCTGTCAAACCCTGACTGAGAACCAAACACGGAAAAATGAGGAGTCCATGCATGGGCTGGAATTATCATTGAAGATGGTGAAATGTCAATGATAATTTTCATTACTTCCTTCGCATCAACTCCAAGAATGGGTCTTCCATCTGAACCAAGACTTCCTATTTGAGATAAGGCATGATTTATTTTTGTAACATCCCTTAATGATGGTGATAAAATTAAAAGATGAATTTTCCTTAATTTATTATTTTTTTGATAAATGCAGCTTATTTCAGAGGAAAGGATAAAAAATATATCCTCTTTGCAGGAATCGGGTACATCAAGGCGATATTGTTTTTTCAGGGTAAAAAGTCCATTTCCTTCCTCATTTAATTTTTTTTCTATTTCCCTGAGCCATTCTGGATGGGTGAAATCACCTGTCCCAATTAGTTTTATACCTTTGAGCTGAGCCCACTGTTCAATTACTTCAGGAATCATTTCTTTGCTTGTTGCTCTGGAGAATCTGGAATGAATATGAAGATCAGCGTAGAACATTTATTAGAATAACATCCAGTTCTTGAGCTTTTTTTATGGCACCCTGTGTTTTTTCTTTGCAGACCACAACAGCTACTGTGTCAGTATCTGTAGCTTTTTTAAAAATCTGGGCTCTTCTATAAGCCCTTTCTACATCTCTTTTATCAGCTTTTACAGAGGCTTCAGCGATTAGAAAAACTTTTTTTGCTGGGTCTTCTGTTAAAACTCCTGTTGCAACAAGGTCAACATCAAGAGCATCCTGTCTTTCTTCGAAGGTAATTTTGTTTTCATCAAGGGCGTCATCTAAAATTTCTGCATACTTTTCAGCACTTAAGACCTTACATCTTCTTATAATATGACCAAAAAGTGACGGTGCCTTATCCTTTAATTTCATTTCAAACATGTCACCTTTAAGCATTCCAACATCATCCTTTAATACTTTTACATCCTGTTTAAGGACAGCCACATCCTGTTTAAGGACAGCCACATCTTCTTCTAATTTGTCTACTTTTTTCTTTAAAGGTTTAAATTCGTTTTCTATGAATTCCTCAAATTTTTTCGGTAGTTCAATGAGTTCAGTAGTTAAAATAAGTTGCCTCAGCTCTTCAAGCCATTCTGGATGAGTTTTGAGAACTCTGACAAGGTCGTGAAAAGTTTCAATTCTATCATTAGCTTTAACTTGCATGATCAATTATAACATTTTTTAAGAGAGTTTTCTATAAATTGAATGACCTGCATATGCTCCTTAAGTCCTTTATTTTCAACATAAAGGGGACTACCGATGAAAAAACACACAGGTTTTGAAGGATCAATTTTACCAAAGTCTTTAAAAATTTTGCCTATTCCCCATGCATCTGTTCTTAAAGCTATAGGCACAGCGGGAACGTGAGCTTTTTTTGCAAGCTTTATTCCAAGAGTGTTGAACTTTATTGGGTCAAAAATAATCTCACGGGTTGCTTGAGGAAAGACGATTACAGATATTCCTTCCTGAAGCCTTTTTAATCCTTCAGTTATGACTACTTTATAGTCTTCTCTGGGATTTTTTCTTGTAACAGGAATTGGA
Protein-coding sequences here:
- a CDS encoding lysophospholipid acyltransferase family protein, yielding MITLTIHTNVIKKIILSAIKANKGKYSYEELVIDGLKILDMIRNVGCKITITGKENLKNLKSPCVFIANHMSTLETLVLPGVIGKEFRVTFVVKKSLLNYPFFGKILSALNPIPVTRKNPREDYKVVITEGLKRLQEGISVIVFPQATREIIFDPIKFNTLGIKLAKKAHVPAVPIALRTDAWGIGKIFKDFGKIDPSKPVCFFIGSPLYVENKGLKEHMQVIQFIENSLKKCYN